The genomic segment CGGGGACTGAATCGAAACTGGAGAAAAAAATCCATTAGGCGACCTGAGGCTGCGCAACGTGATGCTACGATACCGAGCGACATGGGCCGACAGCGGAGCCTGGCCCAGCCATCGTGTAGGGAATTTCGGTGTGCAGCATGCCCGAGTCGGAAGTGCGATCGCCTTGGCGTAGCGAAGATGTGTGGACCATTTGGCTGGGATGGGCGGTGCTGGCGGCGGCGCTTCTGCTTGCCTGGCAGGCATCGCCGTTAGACAAGTCGGCGCCGGCGTGGCTGAGCGTGCCGGGCGATTGGGATTCGGACCCGCGCGAAGCGCTCTACGGCAAGAACGACGCGCCGGTGGCGCCGGGGACGGCGCGGGCGTTTGTCGCCTGCCTCGCGCTATTCACGGTGGGCATGGCGGGGATGCGCGCGCGGGCGCGCACGTTTCCGCTCGCCTTTGCGGCGCTGTTCGCGCTGGCCGTGTTCGCGTTCTTCTTGGCGGGGCAGAAGGTGGTCAAGCACTACAACCTGGAATACGCGCTGTGGGCGCTGGTAACGGGGCTAATCATCAGCAACACCGTGGGCGTGGCAGCATGGCTGCGGCCGGCTATGCGCTCGGAGTTTTATATCAAGACCGGGTTGGTGCTTTTGGGCGCCGAGGTGTTGTTGAACCTGTTGCTAAAACTGGGCGTGCCGGGGGTGTTTGTGTCGTGGGTAGTGACGCCGACGGTGCTGACGCTCACCTACCTGTTTGGACAACATGTGCTGCGGATCGAGTCGAAGTCGCTGAACATGGTGATTAGCGCCGATATGTCGGTGTGCGGCGTGTCGGCGGCCATCGCCACCGCGGCGGCGTGCCGCGCCAAGAAGGAGGAGCTGTCGCTGGCGGTGGGCATGTCGCTGGCGTTCACCGTGATCATGATGGTCGTCATGCCGCCGATCATTAAGGGACTGGAGATGGGCGAAGTGCTGGGGGGCGCCTGGATCGGCGGCACGATTGACTCGACCGGCGCGGTGGCCGCGGCCGGCGGCATGTTGGGCGAGCAGGCGCTGGCGGTGGCGTCGACGGTGAAGATGATTCAAAATGTCTTGATCGGCGCCATCGCGTTTGGCGTGGCCGTGTACTGGGTGACGTGCGTCGAACGGACCGAGGAGGGCGAGCGGCCAAGCGTGATGGAGATCTGGCGGCGATTTCCGAAGTTCATTCTTGGGTTCGTCGCCGCGTCGGCGGTGTTTTCATTAATCTCTGGCAGCGGAGGCGAGGAACTGGCAAAGGCCGCGACGGAGCATTCCAAGGTGATCCGCTCGTGGTGTTTTTGCCTGGCGTTCGTGAGCATCGGCCTGGAGACAAACTTTCGCGAGTTGCGGCACTTCATGGTTGGCGGCAAACCACTGGTGCTCTACTTGTGCGGGCAGACACTCAACCTGGCGCTGACATTGGCGATGGCATGGTTGATGTTCGTCAAGGTTTTTCCTCACGCCGCCGAAGCGCTGGCAAAGTGACGCGATGAACATACGCTTGTCCAACACGGCAGCCCAGCGCGAATGTCGCTCGAATTGGCACATAGCAGGCCTCGCGCCGGGCGTGCGGCTGGCGCTGGCGGTCTTGGCCATCGCCGCCATTTGGCTGGTGGTCTTACCGCGAATTGGCGCTTTGCCCATGGTAAGAGAGTACATCGCGCACAACGAAGCATTAGGCATCAACCCGGCCGGCAAGTTCTACAGTGAGGTGCCGGCCATGCTTCGCCTATTGGATCGTGACGAATAGCTGACGAGAGCTGCTAAGATCATCGCTGGTTGGCCATGTTGGCGCATGCTGCGGATTCGTCAGAGCAATGCGACGCCGATACAACGCGCATGGCGCTTAAGAGAGCAAGTACAGCACGGCGCCGCCGAGTAGCAACGTCAGCGCGACGGCCCCACCCAGGATGATCCAAAGGAGCGCTCCCGAGCCAGTGGGCTCTGGCGCGCGCTGCGCGCGTGGCTCGTCGATCTGTGGCAGTTCATGCGGATTGGCCAATTCCTCTGTCAGCCAGGCGCCAAAGTCAGCCGGTTTCTTGGGAGTGGCGGCGCCGACGGGAATGGCATCTCCCGCGGAGGCCTCAGTACCTTGTGAGGCCGACGAACCGGCGCTTGGCGGTTTTGAACCGCCCGACTTCGACGCGCTGTGCGGTTTGTCATCTCCCACGTCGGCCAGTTCCAGCACTTCCTCATCGCTGGATCGACTCGGCGCTCTCTTACCGCTGCCACTGCCACCGCGCGGTGGATTTTTGCTCGGATTGGAGCCGCCGCGCGATTCGAGTTCGAAGATCGACGATTCGCTGTCGCGCAACTTGCCACTGGACGAATCGTTGAGTGCTTGCCGGTCGAGATTAGCACGGCTGCCGGCGCCATCGCGTCCCAAGCGACTGGCGCTCGAGCCGCTGGGGCGGCGCATGAGACCTGAGGGGGAGTCGCCAAACCGGGTCAAGCGGCCAGAGCTACCGGCGTCTTGCGAATCGTTCATGAAGCGGCGCAAGGCGTCGGCGACGTCGGGCATGGATTGAAAGCGCCGCGCCGGATCTTTGGCCATCATGCGTTCGCAAATGGCGACCAGTTCTGGCGGCGCGCCGGGACGCGTTTTGTAGATGGTGGGGGGCGTTTGCGACTGATGCGCCAGCAACCGTTGGGCAATGGTTCCCTCGTCGAATGGGGGTCGGCTCGTGAGCAAAAAGTAGAGCGTGCAGCCGAGACCGTAGATATCGGCGCGGCCGTCGACGTTGTGGCTGTTCACCGCTTGCTCTGGCGCCAGGTAATCGGCGGTGCCGAGCACATTGTCTTCGCTCGCGAGGGTCAACGAAGTCTGACCCTCAATATTGAAATAGGCCAGTCCGAGGTCGAGCACCTTGACCACGCCGCGCTCGTCGACAAGCAAATTGGCGGGCTTCACGTCGCGATGGACTAGTTTGGCTTCGTGCGCGTAGGCCAAGCCGTCGGCGGCCTGGGCGATGTAGTCGGCGGAGCGGCGATAGCCAAGCGGCCCCTCGGCCTTGACGACCTCTTGCAGGTTTTTGCCCGGCACGTATTCCATCACGATGTAATGGATCTTGCCTTCGTTATCGATGTCGTAGGTATGAACGATGTTGGGGTGCGAGAGCGCGCCGGCGGCGCGGGCCTCGTTTTGAAAGCGCGTGACGTAGGCGGGATCGTTCACCCGGCCCATAGGCAATACCTTGATTGCCACGCGGCGGTGCATCATCAGATGTTCCGCCAAGTAGACGGTGCTCATGCCGCCGGTGCCGATGTGATCGAGCAGTTTGTACTTGCTGAGGAAGAATCCGCTGTGCCGGCCTTCGAGCAGCTTTTGCGCCTGCCAGCGCGTGACCAGATTGGCCTCGATGAGGTAATCGGCGATTACCTGGCTGTCGTCGGGCTTCTGCTGATTGGATCGGCGCGCAACCTCTTCCAGGGCGGCGGTGATCTGCTCGTGGTCGACCAGACCGCTGCGTCCCAGCAAGTCGATGAAGCTATCCGCCTTGACCTTCGGCATCCGCTGAAGTGCTGACAGTGTGACAGTTTAGGTTGCGCGCAAGGCCGCCAGCCTCAGGGTAACACGCGCCGGCAGGAGCCACCAGCACGCCAGCTTGACGCATTGGCGCACGAGCGGTTGGTGTTTTGGCGGCCCTGAGCTTGCGATGACGGCCTGAAACGAGAAACGGCGAGGCTTGGCGCGCCATCCAGTAGGCCGATCGCGAGCGGACGATGTCTTGCACAAAAGTTAGCGGAATCGATGGCGTCTTCCAAGTTGACAAACAGGTCGAATGGTCGATACAAAAGGGGTTTCCGTTCGTGAAAAATATCACAGTTGGCGCATGGTTGCGGCACCGCGCACCAGGCTCCTCGCCAGAACCACAAGACCGCTGCTCCGTTTGCCATGAGTCTGGGCGTGTACCGCACTTGTGACAAAGGATTGGCGCCCGAGATTCTCTGAACATGGCAGAAAAGAAGAAGATGTCCGTCGCCGAAA from the Pirellulales bacterium genome contains:
- a CDS encoding YeiH family protein, giving the protein MPESEVRSPWRSEDVWTIWLGWAVLAAALLLAWQASPLDKSAPAWLSVPGDWDSDPREALYGKNDAPVAPGTARAFVACLALFTVGMAGMRARARTFPLAFAALFALAVFAFFLAGQKVVKHYNLEYALWALVTGLIISNTVGVAAWLRPAMRSEFYIKTGLVLLGAEVLLNLLLKLGVPGVFVSWVVTPTVLTLTYLFGQHVLRIESKSLNMVISADMSVCGVSAAIATAAACRAKKEELSLAVGMSLAFTVIMMVVMPPIIKGLEMGEVLGGAWIGGTIDSTGAVAAAGGMLGEQALAVASTVKMIQNVLIGAIAFGVAVYWVTCVERTEEGERPSVMEIWRRFPKFILGFVAASAVFSLISGSGGEELAKAATEHSKVIRSWCFCLAFVSIGLETNFRELRHFMVGGKPLVLYLCGQTLNLALTLAMAWLMFVKVFPHAAEALAK
- a CDS encoding protein kinase, whose protein sequence is MPKVKADSFIDLLGRSGLVDHEQITAALEEVARRSNQQKPDDSQVIADYLIEANLVTRWQAQKLLEGRHSGFFLSKYKLLDHIGTGGMSTVYLAEHLMMHRRVAIKVLPMGRVNDPAYVTRFQNEARAAGALSHPNIVHTYDIDNEGKIHYIVMEYVPGKNLQEVVKAEGPLGYRRSADYIAQAADGLAYAHEAKLVHRDVKPANLLVDERGVVKVLDLGLAYFNIEGQTSLTLASEDNVLGTADYLAPEQAVNSHNVDGRADIYGLGCTLYFLLTSRPPFDEGTIAQRLLAHQSQTPPTIYKTRPGAPPELVAICERMMAKDPARRFQSMPDVADALRRFMNDSQDAGSSGRLTRFGDSPSGLMRRPSGSSASRLGRDGAGSRANLDRQALNDSSSGKLRDSESSIFELESRGGSNPSKNPPRGGSGSGKRAPSRSSDEEVLELADVGDDKPHSASKSGGSKPPSAGSSASQGTEASAGDAIPVGAATPKKPADFGAWLTEELANPHELPQIDEPRAQRAPEPTGSGALLWIILGGAVALTLLLGGAVLYLLS